CCGAGGATGAGTTTGCCAAACTGGCCGAGGCACAGGCCAATTCCGATGCCCTTGTGGACACGGAAATGGTCGCCATGAATGCGATGAAAGGCCGCTATCGTGACAACAGCGGCAATTTCGCTCAGCAGGGTGAGCCTGATCCCGAGCTGGCCCGGCGCTTGATGCACGACAAGGACTATCACGCCTTTAAGGCGCGCATCATGAAGCCGGTCGATGAGTTCTTCGTGCTGCTTGATGCGCGCACCAGCCAGGCCGTGGCCGAGGCCCAGCAACGCAGCCAAGCGGCCTATCAGCAGGTTATCGCGCTGGTCAGCCTGACTCTGTTGCTGGGCACTCTGGTGCTCTTTTTGCTCTATCGCTGGCTGCGCGGGCAACTCGGCGGAGAGCCGGCCTATGTGCGCGGCATTGTCGAGACCATTGCCGATGGCGATCTACAGGCGCCCATCAAGCGCCGTGCGCGCGACCACGACAGCCTGCTTGCGGCCATGGCAAGCATGCGCGCCAGCCTGGCCAAGATGCTCGGCGACATCGACAGCCATGCCGGACAGTTGACCGACTCGGCCGAGCGCCTGGCCGACACCGCCGGCATCATCGCCCGCTCTGGCGAAATGCGCATCGGGGCCAATCAGTCCATCGCCGCAGCCGTGGAGGAGATGTCCTCATCGGTGGCCGAAATTACCTCCACCATGGAAGAACTCTCGGCCTCTTCCACCCAGATTGCCGACCATTCCCAGGCGGTGGTGGATGTCGCCAGCCGCACTCTGGCCAGCAGCCGCGCCGGCACCCAGGCCATGCACCAACTGCTCGCGCGCATGGCGGAGATTCGCACCGACAACCAGAAGAGCCTGGATGAAATCCTGGCACTCGGCCAGCGCTCGAAAGAAATCGGCAAATTTATGGACCTGATCGACGCGGTGGCGGATCAGACCAAACTCATCGCTTTCAACGCCGCGCTTGAGGCATCCAGCGCCGGGGATGCTGGCAAGCGCTTCTCGGTGGTGGCGAGTGAAATCCGCCGCCTGGCCGACAGTGTGTCCGAGTCGACGCGCGAGATTGAAGGCAAAATGCTGGACATTCAAGACACCATCGCCCGCCTGGTGGTGACCTCGGAAAAAAGCTCCACCACCATCGCCGCCGGTCTGGCGAGCAGCGAATCCACCGCCGCCATTCTCGATGAGCTGGAACAGGCCGCAGATCAGACCACAGGAGCGGCACAAAAGATCTCTCTTTCCACCCAGCAGCAAAAAACCGCCAGCGCCCAGGTGGTGCAGGCGCTGCATGAGATCGCCGAGGCCAGCACGCATACATCGAGCGCGGTGACCGGGATTTCGGAGATCAGCGCCACGCTTTTATCCATGGCCCAAACGCTGCGCGCGCTCTTTAAGCGCTTTAAGTTTGCGCGCGCCGAGATCCGCAGCGACGTCCTTATGGACACCGGCATGGACGCCGGCATGGACACGGGCAGCGACACTGGTATTGACACTGGCGGCAACAGCGGCAGCACCACCTGAACGGCTCCAGCCCATGAGCATCCGGGTGCTGATCGTCGATGACAGCCCGCTTGCGCGGGGTCTGTTGCGCGCCATCCTCGAGCGCGAGCCGGATATCGAGGTAGTCGGCGAGGCCACCGACGGTTACCGTGCGGTTGATCTGGCACGTGAGCTGCGCCCGAGCCTGGTGACCATGGATATGGAAATGCCGGGCTTGCATGGCCTGGATGCCATTGCCAAGATCATGCGCACCAAGGCGCTGCCGATTCTGGTGGTGAGCAACGTCGAGGATGCCGCCACCGCCTGCGAGGCGCTCAATCGCGGCGCGCTCGATGTGATTGCCAAACCTGACGACAGCGAGGCCAGGGTCGCGGCCTTCATCGCCAAGGTGCGCCTGCTGGCCGGCATGGTAGTTGCCACCCGTTGGCGAGCCCCGCAAGCCCAGCGCCAAATAGCACAAGAACCCAAGGCTTCACCCACCCGGCGTCCCTCACCAGC
Above is a genomic segment from Thiorhodovibrio litoralis containing:
- a CDS encoding methyl-accepting chemotaxis protein — protein: MFKNQSLSIKRLFLLLAIAGTLLAVLLLAAIWKANQAQTELAQVYEQRYHSYLLADQLRQSSDDLTRMARTYVVTGDPEFERQYWEVLAIRNGEHPRPQHYERIYWDFVAAGDQQPRPDGDTIALRELMRRAGFTEDEFAKLAEAQANSDALVDTEMVAMNAMKGRYRDNSGNFAQQGEPDPELARRLMHDKDYHAFKARIMKPVDEFFVLLDARTSQAVAEAQQRSQAAYQQVIALVSLTLLLGTLVLFLLYRWLRGQLGGEPAYVRGIVETIADGDLQAPIKRRARDHDSLLAAMASMRASLAKMLGDIDSHAGQLTDSAERLADTAGIIARSGEMRIGANQSIAAAVEEMSSSVAEITSTMEELSASSTQIADHSQAVVDVASRTLASSRAGTQAMHQLLARMAEIRTDNQKSLDEILALGQRSKEIGKFMDLIDAVADQTKLIAFNAALEASSAGDAGKRFSVVASEIRRLADSVSESTREIEGKMLDIQDTIARLVVTSEKSSTTIAAGLASSESTAAILDELEQAADQTTGAAQKISLSTQQQKTASAQVVQALHEIAEASTHTSSAVTGISEISATLLSMAQTLRALFKRFKFARAEIRSDVLMDTGMDAGMDTGSDTGIDTGGNSGSTT